The segment GGCTGAAAGGGCTTTTAAATCCTTTAGAGTCAGTTGGGAGGATTCCCGGATATCCGGTGAAGACACTGCATCGATTCCAATCCGGCTCAGAGAATTTTTAACGCCTGAAATTGTCCTCGATAGCGTCCGCAACCGTCGCATGACGGAAGCGCTGCCGGGAATTTTTGTTGCCATAGGCATATTCGGTACGTTTCTGGGGCTCATGCTAGGGTTGAATGATCTTCGACTGGATGAGCTTGAAAATTTGAAGCAGGGCGTTGGACATCTGGTTTCAGGACTTTCTCTCGCATTTCAAACCTCACTTCTTGGTATTTTTTTGTCGATTCTCTTTACGCTTTCTTGCCGTTTTGCTGTCAATGGCCTTGAGCAAACTCTTCTTCGCGTAGATGATCTGGTCTATAACATATTTCCATGTCACTCCAATGAACGATATGCCCGAAAATATATGGAACTTCAGGCCGATATCAAACATGGTCTGCAGACGATGGCAACAGACATCGCTATAAAACTTTCTGATACGTTTGCCCCGGCATTGGGTGAAGTAATGGAAACTCAATTGGTTCCGGTAATAAAAGATCTCCATGAATGGATCAAAAGCGATCTCAAGGAATCAAAACAGCAACAGTCACAAATTCTCGATGGCTTCAATGAAAAGCTGACCCGAATGAGTGATGTCATCACGGACCACTTCGAACATTCTCAGCAAAAGCAGTCCGAAGCCATGGAAACGGTTTTGAAGGAATATGTGGCGTATATGAATGATACCTTCAAAATGCAGTTCCAGAAGATGGGCAGGATTATCGAGGACACCACAAAAGCCCAGACCGGAATCCGGGAGCAGCTGTTGGAGTTTACCAATCAGCTAAAGAGCCAGTTTAGCGCTCAGACCGAACTGATCGAAAAAACAGGCAGGGCCGGTGAAATACTCAGCGAAAGCCTGGATGGTCTCGAAGGTATTTCCCAAAAGCTCAAATCCTCATCAGGTGATATTGCTTCGGCTGCTGCACTGCTTGAAAGTTCGGCAACCCGGGCCAAAGAGGGGCAGGGCATTCTTCAAGAGTCAATGCAGTCCCAGGTCCAGGCCATGGATCGGGCACGGAAGGAATCGGAAGGCGCATGGAATACCATCACGGAAAATTCTGCCGCAGTTGTTGAACAGATTCGGGGAACCATCCGGGAACTGGCCGAGGGGATCGGAACCCATCTGAACAAGGCCCTTGAAACATATGATGAAAAGGTGGCTGAAGTGGTGGAACGGTTCAGTGGCAGTCTGTTTGAAGTCAAACAGTCCATGGAGGAGATGCCGGGACTGGTTGTTTCTCTTGAGGGTGTGCTTAAGACCATCAGTCAGGATATTTCGACTCAGAAAGAAATTCTGGATGATCTTCGACATGCCACAAACGATGTGGTCGTCTCGAATATCGAAAAGGCTTCCGAAGCTTCTGTACGCATGGCCAATGTCGTTGAGACGATCAGCGGGATTTCCGAGGATTTTCAAAGAGGAATGGACACACTGGTAGAGGGGTTTAAAACCGGTTCGGAAATGATTCAAATGCACAATAAAGAGTGTATGGATCAGCTGAAACGGCTTTCCAATGAAATGTCGATTGAATTAAGACAGCAATCTGCCATGTTGGAAAAAAACAGCCCCGTTCATAACGCCATTATTGAACTGAATCAGGCCGTTGAAAAATATTCGGCACCGAATCCGGAACAGCAAATGAATCCCGAACTGATGACGACATTAAATGGACTCTGCAGCCACGTGGAACGTATTAACAACTTCATATCGAGAGATAGCGGTAATGGAAACGGAAACTACAGCGAAGCGGTCCTCGAGAGAATGTCATCCATTGATCGGCAGATTAATACGCTTCATTCAGGGATGTCCGATAACATCCTACCGCATCTGAAAACCATCAGCAGCTCAATGGATAAAATAACCGATTCATTGCAGCCGATGAAAATCACGAATGGTCCTGAAAGCAGCCCTGCCGAGAACAGGGGAGGATTTTTCCGGAGGATGATGAGTAAATGATGCCATTTTCCAAGAAAGGACAAAATCCCTGGGCTGTCCAAAGGCATGAGGAAATCGAAACCTTCTGGGCATCCTACAGCGATTTGATGGCCGGGCTGCTGATGATTTTTGCATTGACTACCGTCATAACATTGCTGGATATCGGCAAACGCTTGGTGGAACCCACTCATCTGGTTAAGGAATGGGAACAGGTGGTGGACGATATTTGTCATGACAGAAATCTGTCCGAGATTGAAAATGTTGAAGTTGATTGTAACACCGGAGCGCTGGTGATCAGTGAGAAAAGCCTGAGATTTGGATTCGGCCGTACAGAACTGGGGCAGGAGGCTGAAGCAATATTGCGTCAGGCCGTTCCCAAATATCTTGAGATCATATATCGGTATCCACAGTTTCTGGAACGAATAGAGGTTGTTGAAATATCAGGTCATACAGACAGAGCAGACACTCGAAACGCCAATCCGTTCATTTCTCGGGAACGCGCCGGACAAGTTTTGTCATTCCTTCTGAATGAACCGGCGATGAAACCTTATATGGATTTATTGAAAAAAAAGGCGATAACAGCCGGTTATTCGGATACCCGGTTTCCGGTCGGATGCGTGGATGAAAGATGTGCGGAAGCCCGGCGTGTTGAAATAACGATTCGATTAAGTGAGACGGATGTCCTGAGAGATTTTTTGAACATTTTAAGACAGATTATCAAGTAACGCATGAGGCTTACGTTCCAATCCAACCGACTGGATAGTTTGTTCGAGCAGGTGAGGGCTCAGCACCCTCGCCGCAAGGGTGATCAGATTCTTATTTCCCGTTCACTTCTGGATGAAGTCAGGGAAAGGCTTGAGCTTTGCCCGGTTGATAAGCTGACTGAATTGGCGTATGCGTTTGATCTGAATCGTTTGCTGGCTTGTATTCATATAATTATTCATGATCAGAAGAAAAAACTTGGCATGAAGGCCGCACGGATTCTGAAAACCCGTCCGAAGGAGCAAGTGATTTTTCAGGGTTGGTTCATGCTGGTCAGACATTACCCCTGCGATCTTCTTGAAGAAGTATTGAGGGAATTGATTTTTCAAAAAGGAATGACGACATTGGAAAAATCTAGTCGCGTATCAGATCGAATCGCGTTCTGGTTGGTTTCAAACCGGCTTTCTGAGGGGATATTGCGTGATGTTGAAACTGCCAAAGCCAATACTTTATACGATGACTTTCTGTTACAGAATCGTTTAAAACCTGAGGACGGACTTTTCCAGGTGGCCTGGAGAACGATGCTTGCCAAAGGAAGAGCCGGTACCCTGCAGAAAGAGAGCAGCCGACGAATACTCGAAGAATATGCCCGGGTGACCAATGTTCCGTATCAGTCTGCATTCGGTCGACATTATCTAAATGCGCTCAAAGCCAGAAATAACTGGGATGAAGGCATCCTCGCATATATATGGAAAACATTTGGCGAACCGCACTCGTCGGATGATGAGACGGCTGTGGATTCTTCGTTCTGGAGGGATGTTAATCCAGAATCCAGACAGGAATTTTTGTCCTGGGTCATATTACAGCGTATTGAAGACTTTTTTGAAGGCGAGCGTGCGGATTTCTGGAGACAGTATGTCGACCAGGCAAGGGTCAAACGGGTCCGGGAGATACTGGATAAAGACGGATTCATGTTGGATTTTGGGACATTCGGAGTCGTGGAATTTAAAAATGTTGGAAATGCGGCGTATGTGTATCCAAGGAATGAATTCCAGAAATTCTGGGCAGGCGAACGATTCTTAACTCAGCAGGCGGGTTATTTCAAAGATAAATCATTGACGCTCAGGGATAAGGCCTATCCGGGTTGGGATGGAAGAATCCTTCATTATCGGGGTGTGTGGCAGGAAAAAGAACGTGACAGGATTGATTATTTTGTGAGGACATTATGAAACTGTTTAAAAAAAAACGGAAACGGATGCTTACAAAGTCATTCCGGCCGGAGGGAATACGATTTGCCTGTACCGAAGAGCCAGTTCCTGCGTTTCCGTTAAACAGCAACAGCTCAGAAATACTATCAAAATTACTCTTTCAGGGCGATCTCTGGTCAGCTCTCGACAGCCTGTGGGTAGAGGGGCTGCTGGAACCGTCAGATAAGGGGGCATGGATCGTTCCATATACAATTTATGATCAATTGAATTCCGACGAAGACAGCGACCTGTTTCATGTTCTTGCTATTCCGTTTGCCAAATCCCTTGAGATGCAGGTTGATTCATCCTCGCATGTAGGTGACAGGGATTTCAGGATATCGGTGGAGGCGAATCATCCGGATTACGGGCCGTTACGTGAAGAAGATCCGTATCGCAACGGCAGGGTGTTTGTTATAGATGATCAACATATTGCGGCATTAACGTTGGAACAGGCTCGTGTGTTTGACCTGGCTCAAGGCAATGATGTGAATTGGGACAGTCTTGAGGATCGTATGGGGTATCTGGCCGCGGTAAAAGACGCCGCCGAAAAGGCAAACGCCGGGATCGATAAGTACCTGGCTTCCGAAGAATACGCCTTCCGGTCAGACGCAAAACTGGATATGCGAGTTGACAGCCCTGAAGAGATCACCCTGATTCCTGAAGTTGAAGGAATGAAGTCTTATGGGATCGGTTCAGGAGAAGACTTGTTAACCGGTGATATCAAACCGGTCATCACAAAAGCAGAATCCGGATACCAGCGTAAGCGGTTGGTTCTGGATAAAGATCTGTGCAGCAGACTGTCTGAGCTACCAAAAGGGGGGAAAATCAAGGGTACAGGTGTTCCTAAGCTCTTGACCAATCCTGAGCAGATAATTCCTGAAGGATTTGATCTTTCATTGTTCAGTGAGCGTGTAAAAGGCATAAAAACAAAAGTTTATAATTCCCGGCCCTACATTCATGTCAATAAAACCACAGGTGGTTGGTTTGACGCCGTCCCGAAAGTGGATCTGGAAGATTGGTCTCCTGCTGCGAATTTAGATGAGGAACCCACAGAATCCCATGGTGGGGATGGATTCCAGGTGCCGGAAGGATTGTCGCCGGAAACTTACCGGGAGCTTGTCAAACGTTCCAGAGAAACCGGTGAAGAATATGTCTTACATGCCGAGGATTGGGTACGGATCGATCCCGAGAGAGGTGAAAAATTTGACAAAATTTTGAACACCCTGACAAGGCAGGAAAACGGTACGTATAAAATTCCAGCCGGGGCAGTGCTGGACATCTATGAAAATCTTCAGTTGTTGGAATTTGTCGATAAAAAATTGTTGCCGGAAGAGGTAGAGCTTCTGCCGGATGATCTTCCCGTGATTGATCCTCCGGAAACTTTCAACGGGGATCTTTATCCGTATCAGCTCAACGGTTTCAGGTGGCTGACCAGACTCAATACTCATCTTATCGGTGGCTTGCTGGCTGACGAAATGGGTTTGGGTAAAACCGTTCAGGTTATTGCCCATTTTATGAATATGAAAGAATCTGGGGAGAAAGGCCCGCATCTGGTCGTTTTGCCTAAAACACTAATGGAAAACTGGAAAAGAGAGATCCAACTGTTTTCAAAGGGAAAGCTGCGTATTTTTTTATACGAAAGGCGGCAACGTAGTGTGCCGGACAGTTCTTTTCAACAAGTTGATGTTGTGCTGACGACCTATGATACTCTCCGGCGCGATCAGACGCGACTTGGGAGAATCGACTGGAACATGGTTGTCTGTGATGAGGCGCAGTATGCCAAAAATCCAACAACACAACGCACCTGTGCGGTCAAAGCATTGAAAACCAAGCATCGGGCGGCCTTGACAGGAACACCGGTTGAAAACGGATTGATTGAATTCTGGTGCATCATGGATTTTGTCCAACCTGGGTTGTTGGGTAGCTGGGCCGATTTTAGAAAATACTATGAGCGTCCTATTATCGAAAGCGGGGAAGAAAAACGTGAGGAAAAAATTCAGGAATTGCTCGGCAAGGTCAAAGGGCATTATCTGCGGCGACTTAAATCCGAAACGCTTGATCTGCCGCCAAAAAATATCAA is part of the Desulfobacterales bacterium genome and harbors:
- a CDS encoding MotA/TolQ/ExbB proton channel family protein gives rise to the protein MKKYLKADSDPKALRQQIQATLFDTTQWAERAFKSFRVSWEDSRISGEDTASIPIRLREFLTPEIVLDSVRNRRMTEALPGIFVAIGIFGTFLGLMLGLNDLRLDELENLKQGVGHLVSGLSLAFQTSLLGIFLSILFTLSCRFAVNGLEQTLLRVDDLVYNIFPCHSNERYARKYMELQADIKHGLQTMATDIAIKLSDTFAPALGEVMETQLVPVIKDLHEWIKSDLKESKQQQSQILDGFNEKLTRMSDVITDHFEHSQQKQSEAMETVLKEYVAYMNDTFKMQFQKMGRIIEDTTKAQTGIREQLLEFTNQLKSQFSAQTELIEKTGRAGEILSESLDGLEGISQKLKSSSGDIASAAALLESSATRAKEGQGILQESMQSQVQAMDRARKESEGAWNTITENSAAVVEQIRGTIRELAEGIGTHLNKALETYDEKVAEVVERFSGSLFEVKQSMEEMPGLVVSLEGVLKTISQDISTQKEILDDLRHATNDVVVSNIEKASEASVRMANVVETISGISEDFQRGMDTLVEGFKTGSEMIQMHNKECMDQLKRLSNEMSIELRQQSAMLEKNSPVHNAIIELNQAVEKYSAPNPEQQMNPELMTTLNGLCSHVERINNFISRDSGNGNGNYSEAVLERMSSIDRQINTLHSGMSDNILPHLKTISSSMDKITDSLQPMKITNGPESSPAENRGGFFRRMMSK
- a CDS encoding OmpA family protein, with the translated sequence MMPFSKKGQNPWAVQRHEEIETFWASYSDLMAGLLMIFALTTVITLLDIGKRLVEPTHLVKEWEQVVDDICHDRNLSEIENVEVDCNTGALVISEKSLRFGFGRTELGQEAEAILRQAVPKYLEIIYRYPQFLERIEVVEISGHTDRADTRNANPFISRERAGQVLSFLLNEPAMKPYMDLLKKKAITAGYSDTRFPVGCVDERCAEARRVEITIRLSETDVLRDFLNILRQIIK
- a CDS encoding DEAD/DEAH box helicase, yielding MKLFKKKRKRMLTKSFRPEGIRFACTEEPVPAFPLNSNSSEILSKLLFQGDLWSALDSLWVEGLLEPSDKGAWIVPYTIYDQLNSDEDSDLFHVLAIPFAKSLEMQVDSSSHVGDRDFRISVEANHPDYGPLREEDPYRNGRVFVIDDQHIAALTLEQARVFDLAQGNDVNWDSLEDRMGYLAAVKDAAEKANAGIDKYLASEEYAFRSDAKLDMRVDSPEEITLIPEVEGMKSYGIGSGEDLLTGDIKPVITKAESGYQRKRLVLDKDLCSRLSELPKGGKIKGTGVPKLLTNPEQIIPEGFDLSLFSERVKGIKTKVYNSRPYIHVNKTTGGWFDAVPKVDLEDWSPAANLDEEPTESHGGDGFQVPEGLSPETYRELVKRSRETGEEYVLHAEDWVRIDPERGEKFDKILNTLTRQENGTYKIPAGAVLDIYENLQLLEFVDKKLLPEEVELLPDDLPVIDPPETFNGDLYPYQLNGFRWLTRLNTHLIGGLLADEMGLGKTVQVIAHFMNMKESGEKGPHLVVLPKTLMENWKREIQLFSKGKLRIFLYERRQRSVPDSSFQQVDVVLTTYDTLRRDQTRLGRIDWNMVVCDEAQYAKNPTTQRTCAVKALKTKHRAALTGTPVENGLIEFWCIMDFVQPGLLGSWADFRKYYERPIIESGEEKREEKIQELLGKVKGHYLRRLKSETLDLPPKNINYAHVSLSKAQLRIYREIADAGKTGGRGAALAAIQKLIMFCAHPSALTTDYNIRPKIDISDCPKLKATLDIISGIQAVSEKVIIFSDFKKVQRILRQSIHERFGIWPDIINGEITENRQCIIDIFSEKQGFNVIILGHQVGGVGLNITAANHVIHYTRPWNPAKENQATDRVHRIRQRKTVNVYYPIVKEAGFVTVEDRLNELIKSKADLARDVLRPTADRSIKPEEMMECLSI